Proteins from a genomic interval of Trichoderma breve strain T069 chromosome 2, whole genome shotgun sequence:
- a CDS encoding phytanoyl-CoA dioxygenase (PhyH) domain-containing protein gives MPAQTTSSHLANLQRDGFVVIKSIVSPEKLEALRTASRKAEQLARSGQWPHVRTVGKQFPPWNHEEAMEKGIWGVQHLMKPSMPGHETFTALYFSEEILSIVRELLQCEDEELVMELFNMLVRPDKDFELRWHRDDISAEASAEEEMERLGRPAFHAQYNFALWEDESLVLVPGSHRRARTEVERSAGPFEKELPEQIVVKLEAGDIAFYNNNILHRGVYDSKKERVTLHGSVGHVGGSKLRARNVLQHGVGGWVDGVDFSGLEEEGERRRAEGMRERLVKLGSESGDVGYSLQG, from the coding sequence ATGCCTGCGCAAACTACATCTTCCCACCTAGCTAATCTCCAGCGCGAtggcttcgtcgtcatcaaaTCCATCGTCTCCCCCGAGAAACTCGAGGCCCTCCGCACCGCCAGCcgcaaagcagagcagctCGCCCGCAGCGGCCAATGGCCCCACGTGCGGACCGTAGGCAAACAGTTCCCGCCGTGGAACCACGAGGAAGCGATGGAAAAGGGCATCTGGGGCGTGCAGCACCTGATGAAGCCTTCGATGCCCGGCCACGAGACGTTTACGGCGCTGTATTTCTCCGAGGAGATTCTGAGCATTGTGagggagctgctgcagtgtgaagatgaggagtTGGTGATGGAGCTGTTTAACATGCTGGTGAGGCCGGACAAAGACTTTGAGCTGCGGTGGCATCGGGATGATATCTCGGCGGAGGCgtcggcggaggaggagatggagaggttgGGGAGGCCGGCGTTTCACGCGCAGTATAATTTTGCGCTGTGGGAGGATGAGTCGCTTGTTTTGGTGCCGGGGTCGCATCGGAGGGCGAGGACGGAAGTTGAGCGGAGTGCTGGACCTTTTGAAAAGGAACTTCCGGAGCAGATTGTTGTGAAGCTTGAGGCTGGCGATATTGCGTTTTACAATAACAACATTTTGCATCGGGGGGTGTATGACtcgaagaaggagagggtGACGCTGCATGGGTCGGTGGGACATGTTGGGGGGAGCAAGTTACGGGCGAGGAACGTGTTGCAGCATGGGGTTGGGGGATGGGTTGACGGTGTGGATTTCTCGgggttggaggaggagggggagaggaggagggcggaGGGGATGAGGGAGAGGTTGGTGAAGTTGGGGAGTGAGAGTGGTGATGTTGGGTATTCGCTGCAGGGGTGA
- a CDS encoding zinc finger protein domain-containing protein, translated as MTPNNRPLASTNGCPALPLLANDKDMPIDLSLVSLFEGFDEPSSITGPDPYSLGPKDPELRRLLSLKMSYAPQEVQPTENSCTKIGAGACGVILSQEKSCSVIKLAKNDQTALWNDFNMHNSIERHFQDWDFTEVRIPRCYYYSSKENNLYFKNRPDVIQAAQDLCHLPTSVLVTQRIPPLPERARTLLIDKYCAPRIKEAALTDVSNEECLVRVYLGSLEGKSSRLFFSLRNFKLHLNQMVDLQLDIKMMAGRIGVAMALMHWAAETDARDVEFVLGSDPMRSSLTMRSTELWVLDFNQVQPITMDEAGVAKAVDAARVNDPYLPKPLGDSQIEKQAWNAFTGNYIRAADIILENKGQKQLLKLPRMFIRGLIEVQELKKRAKELEEEGDGILS; from the coding sequence ATGACTCCAAACAACAGACCCCTCGCCAGTACAAACGGCTGCCCTGCATTGCCGTTACTTGCGAATGACAAAGATATGCCCATTGACCTCAGTCTGGTTTCTCTATTTGAGGGCTTTGATGAGCCTTCATCAATAACCGGCCCAGACCCCTACAGTCTCGGCCCCAAAGATCCAGAACTTCGCCGGTTGCTTTCACTCAAGATGTCTTACGCGCCCCAAGAAGTCCAGCCTACAGAGAATTCTTGCACAAAGATTGGCGCTGGCGCTTGCGGCGTGATTCTCTCACAGGAGAAGAGTTGCTCTGTTATCAAATTAGCCAAGAACGATCAGACGGCCCTCTGGAATGACTTCAACATGCACAATTCGATCGAAAGACATTTTCAAGACTGGGACTTTACAGAAGTCAGAATTCCACGCTGCTATTACTATTCCTCGAAAGAGAACAACCTCTATTTCAAGAACCGCCCAGATGTTATCCAGGCGGCTCAAGATTTGTGCCATCTACCTACCAGCGTCCTCGTCACACAGAGAATCCCTCCGTTACCTGAGCGTGCTCGAACTTTACTAATCGACAAGTATTGCGCGCCACGGATCAAAGAAGCCGCGCTTACAGATGTGTCGAATGAAGAGTGCTTGGTGAGAGTATACCTCGGTTCACTAGAAGGAAAAAGCTCAagactcttcttctccttgcgaAACTTCAAGCTGCATCTCAACCAAATGGTGGACCTCCAATTAGACATCAAGATGATGGCCGGCAGAATAGGCGTAGCTATGGCTCTTATGCACTGGGCGGCTGAGACTGACGCTCGCGATGTCGAATTTGTGCTCGGCAGTGATCCCATGAGGTCATCACTCACAATGAGAAGCACAGAGCTCTGGGTCTTGGATTTTAACCAAGTCCAGCCAATTACGATGGACGAAGCCGGGGTAGCAAAGGCCGTTGATGCGGCTAGGGTTAATGATCCGTATCTTCCAAAGCCTCTTGGAGACTCCCAAATCGAGAAGCAGGCCTGGAATGCGTTTACTGGTAATTACATCAGGGCGGCTGATATTATCCTTGAAAACAAGGGCCAAAAGCAACTGTTGAAATTGCCACGAATGTTTATTAGAGGGCTTATAGAGGTACAGGAATtaaagaagagggcgaaggaactagaggaagagggagatggtaTACTATCTTAA
- a CDS encoding 26S proteasome subunit RPN7 domain-containing protein, giving the protein MGADPQYVKWPLLPLSQHVFTLTNGYASKQSQLAAVKALQDAIAQDKMAPFYRYLAHPIEGILNAVGESSSSAPGKPPSRKSSMVATKAATGAVNLPWDEDLYNKLKEDNDKELADFQKEQDEAEEQAGDTEVMAAKGKRADFWARVGDKDKAIAEFESLFEKTGILGTKIDLVLAIIRMGLFYGDKPLVKTQVERAKTLVETGGDWDRRNRLKAYEGLHLITVRAYNTAAPLLLDSLSTFTSYELCTYSNLVVYSVLTGSVSLKRVDFKSKVVDAPEIKAIMGDGEDKLLALSGALSAGPGADDSMGDKLPKAAATTAVNLTTLGTSTDQPEAEMAIDFSPLALLVSSLYNGNYKTFFQSLASVEEQFLNHDRYLHEHKSWFIREMRLRAYQQLLQSYRVVGLESMANDFGVTVDFLDRDLARFIAAGRIPCTIDRVTGKGVIETNRPDDKNKQYQDVVRQGDQLITKLQKYGQAVRLRGSERA; this is encoded by the exons ATGGGCGCAGATCCCCAGTACGTCAAGTGGCCTCTGCTGCCGCTGTCCCAGCACGTCTTCACCCTCACAAACGGCTATGCGTCCAAACAGTCCCAGCTGGCCGCCGTCAAGGCCCTGCAAGATGCCATCGCCCAGGACAAGATGGCGCCCTTCTACCGCTACCTGGCCCACCCCATCGAGGGCATCCTGAACGCTGTGGGCGAGAGCAGCTCCTCAGCACCCGGCAAGCCTCCCAGTCGGAAATCCAGCATGGTGGCGACCAAGGCTGCGACGGGGGCCGTTAACCTGCCGTGGGACGAGGATCTATACAACAAGCTGAAGGAGGACAAcgacaaggagctggccgACTTCCAGAAGGAGCaggacgaggctgaggagcagGCCGGTGACACAGAGGTCATGGCGGCCAAGGGCAAGCGAGCCGACTTTTGGGCTCGAGTGGGCGACAAG GACAAAGCAATTGCCGAGTTTGAGAGCTTGTTCGAAAAGACGGGCATCCTGGGCACCAAGATCGACCTGGTGCTGGCCATAATACGCATGGGGCTCTTCTACGGCGACAAGCCCCTCGTCAAGACGCAGGTCGAGCGAGCCAAGACGCTCGTCGAGACGGGTGGCGACTGGGACCGCCGCAACCGCCTCAAGGCCTACGAGGGCCTGCACCTCATCACCGTCCGCGCATACAACACCGCcgcgccgctgctgctcgacTCCCTCTCCACATTCACCAGCTACGAACTCTGCACCTACTCCAACCTCGTCGTCTACTCGGTCCTCACGGGCTCCGTCTCCCTCAAGCGGGTCGACTTCAAGTCCAAGGTCGTCGACGCACCagagatcaaggccatcatggGCGACGGCGAGGACAAGCTGCTGGCCCTCAGCGGCGCCCTCAGCGCGGGGCCCGGCGCCGACGACTCCATGGGCGATAAGCTCCCCAAGGCGGCGGCCACCACGGCGGTCAACCTGACGACCCTGGGCACCAGCACCGACCAGCCCGAGGCGGAGATGGCCATTGACTTTAGCCCGCTCGCCCTGCTCGTCAGCAGCCTGTACAATGGCAACTACAAGACCTTCTTCCAGTCCCTCGCTTCTGTTGAGGAGCAGTTCCTCAACCACGACCGCTACCTGCACGAGCACAAGAGCTGGTTCATCCGCGAGATGCGCCTCCGCGCataccagcagctgctgcagagcTACCGCGTCGTCGGATTAGAAAGCATGGCCAACGACTTTGGCGTCACGGTCGACTTTTTGGATCG CGATCTTGCCCGATTCATCGCTGCTGGACGTATCCCTTGCACCATTGACCGCGTCACCGGCAAGGGCGTCATTGAGACCAACCGTCCCGACGACAAGAATAAGCAGTACCAGGACGTCGTTCGTCAGGGCGATCAGTTGATTACGAAGCTGCAAAAGTACGGCCAGGCTGTCAGACTAAGGGGTAGCGAGAGGGCATGA
- a CDS encoding aminotransferase class I and II domain-containing protein — MGRLNINNINPHVRAAEYAVRGELAVKSEELRAQLSKGTTSLPFDQVISANIGNPQQLDQKPITFFRQVLSLLENPQLLEKEDVLINGLGYKTDVVERAKWLLKNCGSVGAYSASSGVYAIKESIAKFLERRDGFPANPANIYLSAGASSGVNTLLHILAESPKSGVLVPIPQYPLYTATLSVLNATCVPYYLDESKAWGTDLEAIRSSYEKAKSEGVDVRCIVIINPGNPTGASLSEADVRAVIDFASKEKLVIMADEVYQTNVFIGQFHSFKGVLRKLQQENPGKYDDVELASLHSVSKGMVGECGHRGGYFELVGFDAEVEATIYKFVSIMLCAPVIGQCLVELMVNPPQPGEPSFELYDKEYNGIANGLRERANALHKAFEQMEGVECGEPQGAMYLFPTITLPQKAIDAATAEGRKPDEFYCMRLLEATGVCVVPGSGFGQREGTLHFRTTFLAPGTEWVSRITKFHQEFMDKYR; from the exons ATGGGCcgcctcaacatcaacaacatcaacccGCACGTCCGCGCGGCCGAATACGCCGTCCGTGGCGAGCTCGCCGTCAAGTCGGAGGAGCTGCGTGCCCAGCTGAGCAAGGGTACCACCAGCCTGCCCTTTGACCAAGTCATCTCGGCCAACATTGGCAACCCCCAGCAGCTGGACCAGAAGCCCATCACCTTCTTCCGCCAGGTCCTCAGTCTGCTGGAGAACCCCCAGCTcctcgagaaggaggatgtCCTGATCAACGGCCTGGGCTACAAGACGGACGTTGTTGAGCGTGCCAAGTGGCTGCTCAAGAACTGCGGCTCTGTTGGTGCCTACAGTGCCAGCAGCGGTGTAtacgccatcaaggagagCATTGCCAAGTTCCTCGAGA GAAGAGATGGCTTCCCCGCCAACCCTGCCAACATCTACCTCTCTGCCGGTGCCTCGTCCGGCGTCAACACCCTTCTTCACATCCTCGCCGAGTCCCCCAAGTCCGGTGTGCTCGTCCCTATCCCCCAATACCCTCTTTACACCGCCACCCTCTCCGTCCTCAACGCCACCTGCGTTCCCTACTACCTCGACGAGTCCAAGGCCTGGGGCACCgacctcgaggccatccgTTCCTCTTatgaaaaggccaagtccGAGGGTGTCGATGTCCgctgcatcgtcatcatcaaccctGGCAACCCCACTGGAGCCTCTCTGTCCGAGGCTGATGTGCGCGCCGTGATCGACTTCGCcagcaaggagaagctcgtcatcatggccgacGAGGTCTACCAGACCAACGTCTTCATCGGCCAGTTCCACAGCTTCAAGGGCGTTCTGCGCAAGCTTCAGCAGGAGAACCCCGGAAAGTACGACGACGTCGAGCTGGCCTCTCTTCACAGTGTCTCCAAGGGCATGGTGGGCGAGTGCGGTCACCGTGGCGGTTACTTTGAGCTTGTTGGATTCGACGCCGAAGTCGAAGCCACCATTTACAAGTTCGTCTCCATCATGCTCTGCGCTCCCGTCATTGGCCAGTGCCTCGTCGAGCTCATGGTCAACCCTCCCCAGCCCGGCGAGCCCTCGTTCGAGCTCTACGACAAGGAGTACAACGGCATTGCCAACGGCCTCCGCGAGCGCGCCAACGCCCTCCACAAGGCCTTTGAGCAGATGGAGGGCGTCGAGTGCGGCGAGCCCCAGGGCGCCATGTACCTCTTCCCCACCATCACCCTTCCCCAGAAGGCCATTGACGCCGCCACTGCCGAGGGCCGCAAGCCCGATGAGTTCTACTGCATGAGGCTGCTCGAGGCCACCGGCGTCTGCGTCGTCCCCGGCAGCGGCTTCGGCCAGCGGGAGGGCACCCTGCACTTCCGCACTACTTTCCTTGCCCCTGGAACCGAGTGGGTGAGCCGGATCACCAAGTTCCACCAGGAGTTCATGGACAAGTACAGGTAA